From the genome of Agromyces badenianii:
CGGGCTGTCGTGGCATCCGTTCCGCATCGCCTTCACGACGCTCGCGCTCGCCGTGTGCTTCGGCATCGGCTGGTTCGTGCGAGTGCGCCGCTCTCGTGTCGCCGAGTATCGTGCGGAGGCTATGCGCCGTCGGCAGAGCGCCGAAGAACGGGAGCGGGTGCGCATCGCCCGTGAGCTGCACGACGTCATCGGCCACGCGCTCTCGCAGATCAACGTGCAGGCGAGCGTGGGCCTGCACCTCATGGACCGCGACCCCGAACAGGCGCGCACGGCACTCGGCAGCATCAAGGAGACCTCGAAGTCGGCGCTCGACGAGGTGCGCACCGTGCTCGGCGTGATCCGCGACGGTGAGGCGCCGCTCGCGCCCCAGGCGGAGCTCGCCGAGCTGCCCCGGCTCGTTCGAGGCATCCGCTCGCCCGACCTCGACGCGACGCTCGTCGACCGCCTGGCCGAGTCGCCGCGCCGTGCTGTGCAGTTCGCCGGGTACCGCATCGCGCAGGAGGCGCTCACGAACGTCGTGCGGCATGCGGGTGCCTCGCAGGCGGTCGTCACGGTCGAACGAGTGGGCGACGACTTCGTGCTCACCGTCGACGACGACGGGGCGGGTGCCGCGGCCGTCGTCACCGGCGACGGTGGCGCGGGCGAGGGCGAGGGCAGCGGGATTCTGGGCATGCGCGAGCGGGCGGCGCTCCTCGGCGGCTCGGTCGAGCTCGGCCCGTCGCCACTCGGCGGCACCCGCGTCACCGCCCGGCTGCCGTGGGCGGGCGCGTCATGATCCGGGTCGCACTCGCCGACGACCAGCTGCTCGTGCGGGCGGGCTTCCGAGCACTGCTCGACGCAGAGGAGGGCGTCGAGGTCGTGGGGGAGGCTTCGAGCGGCGAGGAACTGCTCGAACTCGTGCGCCGGGAACCCGTCGACGTCGTGCTGATGGACATCCGCATGCCCGACGGCGACGGCCTCTGGGCGACCGAGCAGATCGCCGCCGATCCGCGCCTCGCGGGGGTGCGGGTCGTCATCGTCACGACCTTCGAGCTCGACGAGTACGTCGCCCGAGCGGTGCGCGCCGGCGCGAGCGGATTCCTCGTGAAGGACACTGAGCCCGTCGACCTCATCCGCGCCGTGCGGGTCGTGGCGAGCGGTGAGGCGCTGTTGTCGCCCGGGGTCACGAAGCGGCTGCTCGAGCGCATGTCGATCGGGCTTCGCGACGCCCCCGACGAGGCGCGGCTCGCGGCGCTGACCGAACGGGAACGCGAAGTGCTGCGACTCGTCGGCCTCGGCCTCACGAACGACGAGATCGCGGCCCGGCTCGTGCTCAGCCCGCTCACCGCCAAGACGCACGTCTCGCGCATCATGTCGAAGCTCGCCGCCCGCGACCGGGTGCACCTCGTGGTCGTCGCCTACGAGTCGGGTC
Proteins encoded in this window:
- a CDS encoding response regulator transcription factor; this encodes MIRVALADDQLLVRAGFRALLDAEEGVEVVGEASSGEELLELVRREPVDVVLMDIRMPDGDGLWATEQIAADPRLAGVRVVIVTTFELDEYVARAVRAGASGFLVKDTEPVDLIRAVRVVASGEALLSPGVTKRLLERMSIGLRDAPDEARLAALTEREREVLRLVGLGLTNDEIAARLVLSPLTAKTHVSRIMSKLAARDRVHLVVVAYESGLVAPGWQ
- a CDS encoding sensor histidine kinase, whose product is MPVPPWDGRPERFRPSPGFVLFAPVVISLLVQVPAAIGIAGWTGAPWSVAIAQVALAAAGPVALLGARRYPGPTVAVVAAAALADVALAPDLGPPYVAVGFAIVLAVARGAVIWAVSSVVVAWIAAIVLGPLLGLSWHPFRIAFTTLALAVCFGIGWFVRVRRSRVAEYRAEAMRRRQSAEERERVRIARELHDVIGHALSQINVQASVGLHLMDRDPEQARTALGSIKETSKSALDEVRTVLGVIRDGEAPLAPQAELAELPRLVRGIRSPDLDATLVDRLAESPRRAVQFAGYRIAQEALTNVVRHAGASQAVVTVERVGDDFVLTVDDDGAGAAAVVTGDGGAGEGEGSGILGMRERAALLGGSVELGPSPLGGTRVTARLPWAGAS